From the Chanos chanos chromosome 7, fChaCha1.1, whole genome shotgun sequence genome, the window GTAATCTTCACTCATTGGTTTGATCTCAGAGGACCgcgatgcaaaaaaaaaaaacgtttgtgtCGGACACGGAGTTTTGACCGTAAGAAATACGCGAAGACAGTAGTCACACTTGAAACAATCTGCAGGTGgaaagccataaaaaaaaacaaaaaaaacttatgAGACGAATACAGAGACACCTGTACGTGGTTGAGTGGAAACGTCTAATGAACTTGACAGCATTTCATATCATCACCATGGTTTTCAGTTAGGGCTTATATTTCTCAGGGCTATTTTTACTTACTGGCGGCAGATGAACGGAAACGACAGACGTTTTCTCCACGTCCAATCAATGGCAAAAGCACCTCTAGCGACGGCATATTCATTCATTAGTACATTGTTATTCATTCTTTGAGAGTGCAAATTGTTCTTGCGCTCAGACTTGAAGCCACTAAAGTATGGGAGCAGGGCCTAACAGCACCCACAtacaaaaataattacatttatacGTATAGtcattgcagaaaaaaaagcacatattACGAACAGTTAATGGAAAATGGGCTTTTAGCTCAGCAAAGTCTTAAACACAGTtgatccctccctctctctctctctctctctctctctctctctgtgccagttTCTGGACTGCTGAAAGAGGGCAGGGCAGACATCTGTGATAGGACGCCACCCGCCTGCATCGTGGGGCTTGTGCCCGACAGAGTGGCATTGACTGGcacccctctttctcctctgggCAAGGGGGCGACAAGAGGCAGATTAGCGTGCAGCGTTGCAATGCCCGTGCTCACTAACATGATTCCTCAGCATCTGTTCCTAATTGGGCTCCATCTGAGCTCTGGCAGTGAgcggagaaagaaagagggggagagagagagagagagagagagagagtgagagagagggatggggggtgAAGGTAGGATGGAGAAAATTTGAGTAAGTGTGGGgatatgaatttgtgtgtgcgtgtgcgcacgcatgtgtttgtgtgtgtgtgtgttgggaaggCAGCTTTTTCTGAGACTGAAGCATCAAgtcaatgttttattcatggcAATTCAGTTGTAAAAATCACGGCTGAAGAGGACATAGTTGTTTGATAGTTCCataatgagggttttttttgtttgtttgtttttttattatgacGGTCCTGTAAAGAACCAGAGCCCACATGAATCAGAATTGTTCCTGACTTTGAATACTTTGAATTACCAGACTGGGAGTCTGGCTGGCACTAATTTGACAGGGTGCTCTGACTGAACCACCTGATTTCACTCTGTTATCAAAAAACTCAGACTGTACTTATGCTTCTTCCACATCCTCCTTTACCCAGTAAACAATAAAATGCTGCATTCCTTGTTTTCTTAACAAAActcaaatggagaaaaaatgtgtgtgtgtgtgtgcgtgtgtgtgttgtgtgtgcgtgtgtgtgcttgtgtgtgtgtgtgtgtgtgtgtgtgtgtccgtgcgtgtgtgtgcttgtgcttgtgcgtgagtgtgtgtgtgtgtttgtgcatgcgtgtgtgtgcgtgtgtgtgcttgtgcgtgagtgtgtgtgtgtgtgtgtgtgtttgtgcatgcgtgtgtgtgtgtgtccaaccTAAACTGTAAATAGAATGCAATTTCGCACATTATTAAACCAATTTCACGCAGCCCATACATACCGCTGACTacagtaattttatttatttatttatttatttattgcccccttttttttttgcatttgtaacatgtTGGTCAGGATGTCCTGCGCTGTAAACAGAAGCTGTAACGGAAGAtctagagaggaggagaaatcaATGGTTGAAACGACAGAGGCGAGCAACCAGAGGTACGCTCtactgaagagaagaaaaacaaaacaaaacaaaacaaaaaaaaaaccccaaaaactgcAACTTTCTACCCTGGAGAGATATTATGATTGTCCTATAAGTTAGCCTTCTGGCACCGTGAGCCTGTTTCCCTAAAAATatgccccccccaaaaaatgacaTTCCTCATACCCCGCTGCCAACGCTTTTTCGGTCCCCCGTCGGATCAATTTAACACACATAAGTACTGTCCTGGGTTCTCTCATTTTCCCCccggcgttttttttttatttatttatctatgtatttatgtatttttatttaagtgtggttttcatcacagttttacacacaccTGGGCTTTGGGGAAGGGACATTTTGCTGGTTACTTTAAGCAGAGACGATGTCTCTTTATCGCTGATCCTGAAGAAGATTGAACTGtgcacttttgcttttttttgcgtatatatatatatatatatatatatgtagtgtgAGAATTGGACATTGTCCCTGGAATAAGTTATTTTGCTCTACAGCGTAAACCGTGTTCCGTCTGACAAAGCGCCTGTCTGAGGGTTTCCTGTTCGAAGCAGGTGGGGCCACTCCAATTGTTCCTGTTCCTCTCAGTACTGTGAGATGCTCGTCAAAACCATCTAACGAGCCGGAGATGAAAACCGTTCACGAGCTGCCCTGAAGGGGGCTCAGCCAAACAtgtcgtttctttctttttttttcttttttttcttccactttttttttttttcttgtctctttctcctgaATAAACAAGGTGGTGATTGCTGCCTCCAAGTGTCATCTGAAATCTGTCTCAAAATcagaatggaggagagagagagagagagagagagagagagagagagagagagagaaaagggactGTTGGTTTTATGAGTGACAGTGGGGAGGCTTAACCCCTTTAAAGAGATCTGGTGCTTCTTCACAGCGATAATTTGCTCGTGGGCCTAGAGGCAGGGCAGTTATTCTCTCCTTTTAATTAACCCCACTAATGGAAGTCATTGTTTGGAGAAGAGGAGCCATAATCTCTTTTAtcgtcattattattatttagcaAATTATCATAATGTCTCTCCGAAAAGGTCGCAAGCGAACTTCAATAGCTCCGCACGATGTCGGTTTCGTTCATCGAATGCCACGCTGTTTGAGTTTGATATCgtgataaagagagaagagaacagttTCACAGAGACTCCCTCATTATACTCGAGAAGGACAAtagaggaggagacagggatTTTTGTCAGACAAGGCAGACGAATTCTCAACAACGGGCCAAAGACACGATTtggtaacgtgtgtgtgtgtgtgtgtgtgtgtgtgtgtgtgtgtgtgtgtgtgtgtgtgtgcgtgcgtgcgcgcgtgcgtaaACAGCGTATTCTGCTGTGAATGTTGCGCTGgtatgaatatgtgaatatgcGTTTTGTTATGCTGAAGAGTATAatgacaataaacttgaaacttgaaatttgaaatttacTTCAGATTACCTAGCAACAGTTATGTGTCCCTGCCAGCACcaccagatacacacacacacacacaaacagactctcCTCAAAAAGGAGAACAGTATCACGTAAGAGGCACTGTGGAACAGCTCGTCTGAATCGCCTTGGCAACAGCCCAGGAAGCTGTGCTCTTTGCACTGCGTAGTTGAAGCATAATCATCCAAAACTAGCAGAGTACCCTACAGAAGCAGCCATCCAGCAGTCCCTGACATCtccaagtaaataaataaataaatgaacgaaCGCTGGGAGCAGCAATGCAGTGCTCCATTTAAAGTTCAACAAGAACCCCGGCACTACAGATCCCTCTGCGGTTCCAATCTGGTTAATGACCTCTCGTCCTATCAGCCAACTggggtttaaaaaaatcagGTCCCTCATGCAATGGCGCAAAATTCCCATAGAAATGCGTTTACTTTTGAAAACAACGCTCCGTGACCGTGAGCTTTCAAAAATGGGAGCTGGTGGCTTAAAGGCTACGAGGTGCATGTCGGCAGCCTTTGAAGACAGATCCGAATGGAACTTAATGAGCCCGGCTAATGACGCTCTGGCAGCGTCTCTTGGCCGTTCCAGATGCGACTGCAGGCGTGGGGACGAATCCTCCCTGGTCCAGAGGCCGGGAGACTCGGAGCTGACACTTTAACCAAAGTGTCGCCAGGTACAAGAGGTTGTGGCTGGAATCCCAAATCTCAATAAGCCTCCCAATTACAAACGTTTTGATTTATGAATCTTTGACAGTGGAACCAATCTTCAAATGCGAACATTCGAGAAAAGACAAAGCAACAGCAGTATAGTAACACCTCTTGAGGTCTGTTGCTTGACTGTTTCAGAACCAAAGAAATGATGACAAGGAGACAACCAACATGACCGGAAAGTTCTACAGAAAAATTGGTCATCAGCTGAACTGCTTACCATGATCGTGGCAGATGAAATAAAACCCAGAACCCAGACCCTGATCTAACTGGTTTGGGTTGCATATTGAAATCCTAAACATGTTCTCACGTTCAACGACAAGcccattttttttctaagctTTTCTAatctctggattttttttttctagcctTGCTCTGACACAGTCGACACTCGTAGCGAACGCCTCATGAATAGCACGGCAAAATGAACGAACTGTGTACCAGCTGGGTCACAACGATGATGTTCTGTGAAGTGTGTAACCGGGGGATTGGAAATGAGTATCTCTGTTCTGGTTCTCTCTCCTGCTACGAGCTATGACTGGAGGTTTTGCCCTGTTCGTCACGAGTGCTGTTCATTATTCAGAGACCTGCTCCTAAACCTGATGCCACTGAAAAAAGGAGACACTTTGATGTATTATTGAGACCTGCCTGTTGAGGGCTGccggtagaaaaaaaaaaaaaaaaagggcagaggTTCTCTTCAGGAATCTGAAAAACATTAAGGAGGGACGGGCGAAACGTTGTGAATACGTTCCGCAGACGTTTCGGAAGAACGTCTCGAGTTTTATCGCTTAAAAATAGACGTTTCGCGCCGAATCAGATCTCCATTCATTATGTATGTTGTGATTTGAAAGTGCAAAGCGTCTGATGAAATTTCTGGTATTCTCTTCTGGTTGAAGAACTCGCGCAGAAAAACTGGCAAAGACGAACCAAGGACACCTCCTCTAAACCACGTTTAAAATAGTGGAAAACGTCTCACTTTGGAAACCTGACTGAGCGTTGCAATGTTTGcctcaggtttttgtttttgatgtttgtttctgcgtgtgtgtgtgtgtgtgtgtgtgtgtgtgagagagagagtgtctgtgtgtgtgtgtgtgtgtatgtgtgtgtgtctgtggttcaTGCTTCAGTGAATATTGTCTGGCTTTGGTGGAAGTGGtggtggtttggggggggggggggggggatgctgaGGAGACATCATAACTGGATTTGCTTGGGGACaggatacacatacacattggaACTGAACTTCACAAAAGGCAAACAGTCCGTCTCTCAGCAGCTGTTTGCGTTTGGAAAACTTTGCAAGAGCTCTGTGGTGTCACTTCTAAAtccttttttgggtttttgtgtgtgtgtgtgtgtgtgtgtgtgtgtgtgtgtgtgtgtgtgtatgtgtatgtgtatgtgtgtgtgtgtgtgtgtgtgtgtgttatagaaaTTCTTACTGAagactttgcttttgtttgccTTCCCTGTGTTGACTGATGTTCTTCAAACACACCAGAGGAAAAGCTGCTCATTGCAGAAAGTAAACGATCATTTTTCTAAGTTGGTAAAGCTACACAACTGTGGACGAACCGTGTAGAGAGGCTGTGCATATACTAATATCGCTGAAGCACGAGGGATgtactcagacagacagacacaacacgGAGATTTGAACTgattctctgcttctctctcatcctgcacAGACAGATACAATGTACATgggtacgagagagagagagcgagagagagagagagagagagagaggtgtgactgtatgtgtaaactaagagagaaaagtgtgtgtgtgcgcgcgcgcatgtaaACCGATTCTGTATGATTCACAGCGTCTTGAGTGATAGctgtcattgtttttcatttcacctcTGGTCAGGCTTGCCTAGATGTGTATGTTCTGCTAAAAAGCTTGTTTTTAATTATACGtcaattaaaatgtgttaattACAAAAACAACTTGGCTCATTTTACTTTatggtgggatttttttttttttttgcgaagtCTGACCCTCAGTAAAATTTAATTGGGTAGGAGTTCTACAATGAGTTAATTTAAAGTGACTGGCAAAGTAAATTATCGCCCCCTTCTGGATACGTTCCACGCGTCGTGACCGAGGTTTGTACTTGGGAGGGGGCGGGGTTATAAATATGAGATTCACTTATCATTCTGCAACAAACGTTATGGCCAGACAGCTGCTATATACATTCCAATTCACCATGCAAGCATAATTGGTTTTCTATAGTCTAACACGACACGGAAAGTTGCAGAGACAACGCCGTCAGACGAGCAGTTTTGTCTAGATagaaaaaagaatgagtaaGCTCTATAAAGCCGTGGAGTTTGAATTAATAAGTTTTTGGAGTGAAGAGGTAGATTATTAATAATTCATGTGAACCACATTTCTATAATTTAACTATGTAATGAATTATGCATATGGGGTAGGTCTTTCAACAGCCAAGGTAAAAGCGTGTTTGATTCTTTAACACTGAATTGAGGTCGTGTGGGTCGGTTACGGAGCGCCTGAAATAATGTAGGCTCCTTTACATTTGCAGAGCACACAGTCACTGCATCGCCATCCTCTGATCAAATTTGAGACTATACGCAGtttcctgaaaaaaaataaaaataaaataagataaaataattttttaaaaaaatcagtatttCTCGTGATTTACAGTGGCGCAGTTTGTCACACTCCCTGTTCAATTGAAGCATTTTAACAGTGCTGAACTTAATTGCATTCGATTAGTCATTCTAAATAGTACTTGAGTCGTATTTGAAGTCTGCTGGTACTGATATCGTGACCTACTCTaaataattgttttttattCAGGAATCGCTAAGAGTGGCTGTGTCTTTGGGATTGGGGATTTAAACTGGACCACGGCTCTCacattcacttttcatttcGAGTTGTTGAATTGACGTGTGCGAGTGGCTCACATCTCTGTGCTCAAACATTAGTGAGTTATGAAAGCGGTCACGTGTGCTGCCACTGTGCCATTGAGCCGCCATCTTGGCTCAACACATTTCGCTAGAAGTGGGTGCATCGAGCTCACTTATCAGATCCGAAATgacttcagttttctttcactttAGCAGTTGTTTCTGGGTAAGTGGGGAACGATGACCGCGTCTTCACTGGTTTTGAGGTTGGCAGGAGTTTCTGGGGCGCTTGCAGTCGCTGCAGGTGCATATGGAGCACACGGTAGGTTTGATTTTGTGTAATCATACGCCATTTGTTGACTGCTTTTGTTAAAGTGTTATTATCACAGTGCGCAGGACATGTAGGCATTGCTGGAGGACGAATCACGCCGTTTTGTCGCGCTGTGAGCATACGGATTGCCAATGACAGTTGGGCTGGTGGTACAATCGCTAGAAGAAAGCTAGAATAAGTTTTCCACAACAACTGCAAGAACTTGTGAATAAGAAATCAAACACTCGATGACACACCTCATTGTTTTGCACAGGGTTCAGACAGAGTGACCGCGACGATTACTTGAGAGAGGTAGGTTTATTTATGCGTTTCATATCGAAACGAACAACTCACGAATAAAATTATTCTTGCAGTGTTTATCATAATCACGTTTACCCTACCCATACGATAATACTAGACCTAAATACCTTCCCCTTAAACTAAATGACCTTGACAAGCTTGGATGACCACATTTACACCCTTCTAAACTCCTGTTCCTCATGTGCCTCTTTCGTTCGCAGCTTTATGACACAGCTAACAAGTACCATTTCTACCACAGTCTCGCACTAGTCGGAGCTTCCCGCTGCAGAAAACCTGCATTGGTAAGCGCATTAAAACCAGCatatatgtgtgagagtataTTTTTAACCAGTGCTATGCATTTAATAGGAAATATTAAAGGCACAGACAGATCATTTGTACGTATATCTCCAAAATTTACCCACTGTTTCTCATCAATGTCTATTAGTCTCCAACTAAAGGAGAGGCCAACACATGTACCAGATCCATAAATACACTGGAAAATGTTGACCATGTTGAGGAAAGATtaatcagaacagaacagacctGGACTATTTCTTTGGAGAGAACTATAGAATGACTGATTTAGACATTGCAGTATGAAGTtgttgtatctgtgtctgtttgcaggCTGGCACCATCCTGGTGGCAGGCATGGGTTGTTTCTGTGGTGCCCTTTATCACCAGGCGCTGACGGGTGACCCTGGCCTGAGTAAAGTGGCACCTATTGGGGGTACATTGCTCATCGCTGGCTGGGCTGCCATGGTTCTCTGAACCCTAGCCTATCAACTTCAGTCTCTGAGCAGGCTCATAGCCAATGACATTGGCTGTTCAATATGAATAGAGGAGAGCATGACCAGCAGAGATATTAGGATGAAG encodes:
- the tmem256 gene encoding transmembrane protein 256 → MTASSLVLRLAGVSGALAVAAGAYGAHGFRQSDRDDYLRELYDTANKYHFYHSLALVGASRCRKPALAGTILVAGMGCFCGALYHQALTGDPGLSKVAPIGGTLLIAGWAAMVL